The genomic stretch GAATGCCCGCATTATCCAGCACCACGATCACCTCACCCGTCACGTGCCACAACACGTGCGTCAAGAAGCGCACGACGTCCGCACTTCGGATCGCGCCCTGTTTGGTGTTTTGAAAGAACCGCCCCGACGACGTGATCGCCCCAATGGTCGAGAGTTTGAGCCAATTCGCCGGCAGTTCCACCACGGGTGTCACGCCCCGCATCCCCCACGTTCGACGTCGCACGCCCTTCATGGCGAAGCCGACCTCATCGAGGTAGACCAGCGTCGCGCCGTCAGCGACCTTTTTTTTCCAACTCGGGGCGCACCTGCTCAACCCACGTCACGATGCGGTGGTCGTTGCGCTCCCAGGCCCGCCCGTCGGGCTTTTGTGGCGTGAAGCCGAGCGCACGCAAGAGTTTACGAACATGATCGCGGTGGTACCACACGCCGAGGTGCTGACCGATCACGTCGCGGACGCGAGGTGTCGTCCACGTGGCGTCGGGAAAGCCGTGCGAGAGCGCGCCTTGTCGAAGGCGGGTTCGCACTTGGTCGCGCTGCTCGTCGGTTAAGCGTGGGGTGCGGCCGGGAGTGACGGTGGCGTTGAGGGTGCCGTGTTTCTTGTGGCGTTCGACCCACGTGGAGACGGTCTTGACGGAAACGCCAAAGTAGTCGGCGATGTCTTGGTGGGTGTGCGTTCCGGCTTGCAGATGGTG from Deinococcus yavapaiensis KR-236 encodes the following:
- a CDS encoding IS630 family transposase (programmed frameshift); translated protein: MTGWQPKRYTRAQLEERRLAALHHLQAGTHTHQDIADYFGVSVKTVSTWVERHKKHGTLNATVTPGRTPRLTDEQRDQVRTRLRQGALSHGFPDATWTTPRVRDVIGQHLGVWYHRDHVRKLLRALGFTPQKPDGRAWERNDHRIVTWVEQVRPELKKKVADGATLVYLDEVGFAMKGVRRRTWGMRGVTPVVELPANWLKLSTIGAITSSGRFFQNTKQGAIRSADVVRFLTHVLWHVTGEVIVVLDNAGIHRAKQVQRFVQGHERLSLVFLPPYAPELNPIERVWAYVKRHVLGNFCARSLTELKAKLVVAWQRVRYIDLPARLIHANQCRNQ